The stretch of DNA AATGCCATATATCGCCACGTAAACGTAGGTATTGGTCGGGCCGTCTAATCGCTTTCATCCTGCCATCTCCTGTGCAGCCTTTTGTAAGGCAAGAAGTGAGGCAAATCGCGCGAGTTACCGTATGGAAAGTACAGGAAAGAGAGATTTCCCGAGACTTTTCAGAGGCTTACGCAACTTGCTATGATAGGAAAATGGTGCCCCCACACGGACTCGAACCGCGGACCCCCTGATTACAAATCAGGTGCTCTACCAGCTGAGCTATAGGGGCACTCTTATTGCTGATTAGCGAGCGGGGTTTAGCGTTGTGGCGGCTGTGTTGCAAGCGCAAAAGTTCATAAAACTGCATTATTTTATCAGGCTGCTGGTCGGTCGTTTTTCCTGTTCTAGTGGCCCTATTTCGTGGTTGTGGGGCAGGGCGGGGCGTTAATCGTTTCGACTGCCGCCTGCGGCCTTGGGTGATTACCCTCTTGCGCGGCGCGCGGTTCGCGTTAGAACACGCACAAGATTTGGAGCTTTTATGTCGCGCATTTTGATTACGTCCGCCTTGCCCTATATTAACGGGGTTAAGCACCTTGGCAATTTGGCAGGATCGATGTTGCCGGCCGATGTTTATGCGCGCGCCATGCGACTGCTCGGCCATGAGGTTTTGTACATTTGCGCGACAGACGAACACGGCACACCAGCCGAGCTTGCGGCGCAGGCGGCAGAGATGGATGTCGCGGATTATTGTGCCGCCATGCATGAGGCCCAAGCCAAAGCAGGGACTGATTTCGCGCTGTCCTATGATTATTTCGGTCGCAGCTCTAGTCAGAATAATCACCTATTGACCCAACATTTTGCCCATGCGTTGGAGACAAGGGGATTGATAGAAGAGCGCGTGTCCAAGCAGGTTTATTCCAATGCGGATGGCCGTTTTTTGCCTGACCGTTACGTCGAAGGCACATGCCCCAATTGCGGTTTTGAGGCCGCGCGCGGCGACCAATGTGATAGCTGCGGAAAGCTGCTCGACCCCATTGATTTGATTAATCCATATTCTTCTGTATCGGGTAGCCATGATGTTGAGGTGCGAGAAACCAATCACCTGTATCTGAAGCAATCCGCGCTGTCGGATGACTTGCGCAAATGGGTCAATGCTGCGACTGGCTGGCCGCCTTTGGCGACATCGATTGCGCTTAAATGGCTGGATGAGGGGCTGCGTGACCGCGCGATTACGCGCGATTTGTCCTGGGGTATTCCGGTGACAAACCCTGACGGTACGGTGCGCAAAGGGTTTGAAGGCAAAGTGTTTTACGTTTGGTTTGATGCACCCATTGCCTATATCGCCTCGACCCAAGATTGGGCAGAGCAGACGGGTGGGGATTGGGAGAGTTGGTGGAAAACGGATAAAAATGATGACGTCCAATATGTCCAATTCATGGGTAAAGATAATGTCGCCTTTCATACGCTGTCTTTTCCTACCACGATTATGGGCAGTGGTGAGCCGTGGAAACTCGTCGATCAATTAAAGGCGTTTAATTGGGTGACGTGGTACGGTGGTAAATTTTCGACATCATCCAATCGCGGTGTATTTATGGATCAGGCGATATCAATCGCGCCGTCTGATTATTGGCGTTGGCACTTGATTGCCAATGCCCCCGAAGGCAATGACGCCGCGTTCACATGGGAAGAATTTCAGGCTAGCATTAATTCTGATTTGGCCAATGTGTTGGGTAACTTCGTCAACCGCATTACAAAATATACGGTCGGAAAATTTGACGGTGTTGTGCCGGGCGGCGGTGCGTGGACAGAGGCAGAAGACTGGATTGTCGCTGAGCTTGAGACACGCCTGGCAAATTTGATAGCCTTTTATGAGGCCCGCGAATTCCGCAAAGCCATGGCCGAGACTCGCGCGATTTGGGCGGCTGGCAATGAATATCTCACCAAAGCTGCGCCGTGGACGCATTTTAAGACCGATGTTGACCAAGCCGCCATTGGCACCCGTATTGGGCTTAACCTTGTCGCTCTGTTTGGGATTATTGCCCAACCGATTATTCCGGAAACGGCGGATAAAATACTCGCGGCCGTTAATGTGCCCAGTGACAGAAGAAGCTGGAATTTTGGTGATGTGAAATCCCTTCTCAATGCTTTGCCTCTGGGTCATGCGGTCAACGCGCCGGATGTGTTATTTGCCAAGATTGAAGATGACGACGTAGCCACATGGACAGAGCAATTTGGCGGGGATAGCGAAGCCTAGCTTAGAGTGTCATTGAGCCATGTGTCATTGCCCGCGCGCATCATGTGCGAGCGTTAATTAATTCAAAAAACATCTGGAATTAAGGCGGACGTTGGGGCGTAGCTTTCGCCGTATCTTGCCTTTGCGTATTCGCGTCGTCATTATAGTGCTGTTGGTGTTTTGGCCGAGGTGCAGGACGATTTGGGGTTTGAATTAATTCGTTAGGATGCAGTTCAATAGGCGGAAAGACGGGCCGTGCGGGCGTTTCCCTGATGCTGCTTCGGTCTCTATTTATGGGGCTTTGTCTCTGATTGGGGGGGTATTGCGGCCAAACGAAATTGGCCTGTACGGTCGGTTTTAAATCTTTTCTGAACCTCCTTGCGCCCATCTCGGCTTTGGTGTTTCTGCGGCGGAAGGCTCGTAATCAGCGGTGATTTCGGTTGACGTATCGGGGGACATGTCGCCGCGCGAAAGCGAAGCCGCCACCGATTAAGCGCGTGAATACCGCCAAGATCTGTAAAGACACGACCCCGCCAAATGGGATCTTGCAACATCGCACTTTTTAATGCCGCACGGTGCACGGTCAGAATGAGACGTCCTAATGCACAAATGATGATTACAATTTGCGTCATTTTGGACAAGGATAAGTCCTCATTCAATACTCTGTCAGTAAAGCTTTCCATCTGCGCATTAAGCTTTGGAATAAGCGAGGCATAGTAGCAGGGCGTATTGGCAGCTTGTGACATGGGCGCATGATAAGCCAGGTGTCGGGGAGGGAGAGCGAACAGCACGTTTAAGTCTCAAGCCTCTCTATTTTGACGTCCGATTTTCTCTGCGCTGTTCAGTAACGGGCGTGCGCGCAGATGTTGCGGGGTCGCGCTTGAATGCCTTGAAACTGTCTTACATCGGAACAGATTTTAGCACTGGGCGTTGTTTTGAAAAGGAGATTTTATGACAGATATCAAATTACCCCAGAACACATTTATTTTGCTGGCAACAGGTGAGGAAGCAAAAACCTTTTTCTACGCCAATGACAAATTGACATTGGACGCGCATTGGACGCAGGGCAATATGGCGGATGAAGGCCCGTCGGGCAAACGACCGCCAGAAGAGAGTCCGCAGGAGTCCATGGAGGCAACATTTTCAAAACAACTCGCTGAGACGCTATATTCTATGGCACATAGTGGAAAATTTGAAACCTTAGCCATCATTGCAGACCCGGAAACACTGGGTGAAATGCGGCCTTTGCTGCATCAAGAAGTGACGGATAAAATCGTTTTAGAATTGAATAAAACACTGATCAATTCACCCACGGAAGATATTGAGAAGACATTAGCCAAGGCGGCTTAATCTCGAGCCAAGGCGGCTTAACCTAGGGTTGGGCTAAAGCTCTCTCTCTGCGCGGTGTGACGGGAAATCGCCCCACTGGGGCGATTTTCATATTAAACGTTAAATTTAAACAGCATGATGTCGCCGTCTTTGACCTTATAGTCTTTGCCTTCTTGGCGCACTTTGCCCGCGTCTTTGGCGCCTGCTTCGCCGCCATGCGCAACGTAATCATCATAGGCTGTGGTTTCCGCTTTGATGAAGCCGCGTTCAAAATCGCCGTGGATGACGCCTGCGCATTTGGGGGCCGTCCAGCCGTCTCGAAACGTCCAAGCGCGGGCTTCTTTTGGGCCAACGGTGAAATAGGTTTGCAGACCCAGCAAGCGGTAACCCGCTTGGATGAGGCGGTCCAGACCCGGCTCTTTAAGGTCAAGGGCTTCCATATATTCTGTGCGTTCTTCCGCGTCCTCTAAAAGCGCTAGCTCAGATTCGATTTTGGCGGAAATAACGACCGCCTGCGCGCCCTCAGCTTCTGCATGGGCAAAGACTTTGGCTGAATAATCATTGCCAGTCGCGGCGCTATCTTCATCCACATTGGCAACATAAAGCACCGGTTTCGCGGTAAGCAGTTGCAGCATTTTCCACGCTTTCAAATCGTCATCGTCAATTTTGGCCATACGGGCAGGTTTGCCGTCCTCTAAAAGCGGGATAGCCAAATCAATCAGGCGCAGGGTCTGCACGGCGTCTTTGTCGTTTTGTTTAACTTTTTTCTCCAGCGTCACGCGGCGCTTAGATAGGCTCTCCAGATCGGCGAGCATAAGTTCTGTCTCGACGGTCTCGTAATCGGCCATGGGATCGATTTTGTTTTCCACATGGGTCACGTCATCATCTTCAAAACACCGCAGCACATAAAGAATGGCATCTGTTTCGCGGATATTAGCGAGGAATTGATTGCCCAGCCCTTCACCTTTGGATGCGCCGCGCACAAGGCCGGCGATGTCAACAAAGTTCATACGGGCGGGGATACGTTGGGCGCTGCCGCCAATCTCTGCAATAGTATTTAGCCGTGGTTCGGGCACGGCGACATCGCCGACATTCGGCTCAATCGTGCAAAAAGGATAGTTCGCCGCTTGCGCATTGGCGGTTTGCGTTAGCGCATTAAACAGCGTTGATTTACCAACATTGGGCAAGCCCACAATTCCGCATTTAAAACCCATGATAGGCTCCGTCTTTAATTAAGGGCCCAATGATTAGGGCGCTGGGGCCAGCAGGCTGACCCGTGTTTGAAATTTGTCCATCTCAGTCGCGGCCAAGTGATCACTGGCGCGCGCCAGAGCATCGTTTAAATCCTCGACCCAGGGCTGCTCAGTTTTGCTAAAATTTGATAGCACATAACTATGCACGCGGTCTTTGTGCCCCGGGTGGCCGATACCCATACGGATACGGTAAAAATCCTCGCCCATATGTTGACGAATGGACCGCAGGCCATTGTGACCCGCAATGCCGCCGCCGCATTTGACACGCAGTTTACCGGGGGCAAGGTCAAGCTCGTCATGAAAGACAATAATCTTATCCAGCGGGACTTTGTAAAAAGCGCTCGCAGATTGCACGGCTTGACCGCTCTCGTTCATAAAGGTGGACGGTTTCATTAGCAGGATTTTCGTCCCGCCAATGGTGCCAATACGGCAGAGCGCTTTATGCTGGGATTTCTCTGGCCCAAAACCATGGGTATCGCCAATGGCGTCAATAGCCATAAAGCCAATGTTGTGGCGATGGCCGCTATATTTTTCGCCCGGATTTCCAAGGCCGACCCAGATTTGCATGATGTCCGCCTCCTGTTTCGTTTTGGCTGATGTTGAATTAGCTGGTATTAAAAAAGATAGGGCGCCCCGACCGAAATGGAAGAGACGCCCTAAAAAAGACATGTAAGCGGGTCCGACTATTCGTCGTCGGATGTTTGCTCTGTTGCGGGGACGTCAGCCGCCTCTGGCGCTTCTGTTTCGTCCTCATCCGTGGTTTCAATCGCCGCGCGTGACGCAATCACTGTCGCGATCGTAAAGTCACGGTCCGTGATGGACGGCTTCACACCTTTTGGCAGTTTCACGTCAGAAATTTTCAAGCTATCGCCAATCTCGGCTTTAGAAACGTCAACGTCGATGCTGTCAGGAATATCGCCAGCCGGACATTTCACTTCAACCGCATAACGCACAACGTTAAGCGTGCCGCCTTCTTTCAGGCCTGGGCTTTCTTCTTCGCCGATGAAGTTCACTGTGACTTCGACTTCGATGATTGATTTCGCTGTCACGCGGTAAAAATCCAAATGCACAGGCATGTCAGACACAGGGTGGAACTGAATGTCCTTTGTTAGGACTTTCTGTTTTTTGCCTTCGTGGGACAGTTCGATCATATTGCCGATGAAGTTGCCAGAGTTAATCGCACGGATCACTTCGTTAAACTTAGCAGCGATTGCAACAGGTTGCTCGTCACCACCGTAAATTACGCCAGGAACTTGGTTTTGGCGGCGAGCTTCGCGGGCGGCGCCTGTGCCTGTGTTGTCACGTACGGTGACGTCTAATACGACTGAATCAGACATTGTCTTGCCTCTTATCTATGGGGGCGAGGGGATGCCTGGCCCGTTACACTCCAATAAAAA from Fretibacter rubidus encodes:
- the metG gene encoding methionine--tRNA ligase — translated: MSRILITSALPYINGVKHLGNLAGSMLPADVYARAMRLLGHEVLYICATDEHGTPAELAAQAAEMDVADYCAAMHEAQAKAGTDFALSYDYFGRSSSQNNHLLTQHFAHALETRGLIEERVSKQVYSNADGRFLPDRYVEGTCPNCGFEAARGDQCDSCGKLLDPIDLINPYSSVSGSHDVEVRETNHLYLKQSALSDDLRKWVNAATGWPPLATSIALKWLDEGLRDRAITRDLSWGIPVTNPDGTVRKGFEGKVFYVWFDAPIAYIASTQDWAEQTGGDWESWWKTDKNDDVQYVQFMGKDNVAFHTLSFPTTIMGSGEPWKLVDQLKAFNWVTWYGGKFSTSSNRGVFMDQAISIAPSDYWRWHLIANAPEGNDAAFTWEEFQASINSDLANVLGNFVNRITKYTVGKFDGVVPGGGAWTEAEDWIVAELETRLANLIAFYEAREFRKAMAETRAIWAAGNEYLTKAAPWTHFKTDVDQAAIGTRIGLNLVALFGIIAQPIIPETADKILAAVNVPSDRRSWNFGDVKSLLNALPLGHAVNAPDVLFAKIEDDDVATWTEQFGGDSEA
- a CDS encoding host attachment family protein translates to MTDIKLPQNTFILLATGEEAKTFFYANDKLTLDAHWTQGNMADEGPSGKRPPEESPQESMEATFSKQLAETLYSMAHSGKFETLAIIADPETLGEMRPLLHQEVTDKIVLELNKTLINSPTEDIEKTLAKAA
- the ychF gene encoding redox-regulated ATPase YchF, with amino-acid sequence MGFKCGIVGLPNVGKSTLFNALTQTANAQAANYPFCTIEPNVGDVAVPEPRLNTIAEIGGSAQRIPARMNFVDIAGLVRGASKGEGLGNQFLANIRETDAILYVLRCFEDDDVTHVENKIDPMADYETVETELMLADLESLSKRRVTLEKKVKQNDKDAVQTLRLIDLAIPLLEDGKPARMAKIDDDDLKAWKMLQLLTAKPVLYVANVDEDSAATGNDYSAKVFAHAEAEGAQAVVISAKIESELALLEDAEERTEYMEALDLKEPGLDRLIQAGYRLLGLQTYFTVGPKEARAWTFRDGWTAPKCAGVIHGDFERGFIKAETTAYDDYVAHGGEAGAKDAGKVRQEGKDYKVKDGDIMLFKFNV
- the pth gene encoding aminoacyl-tRNA hydrolase, producing the protein MQIWVGLGNPGEKYSGHRHNIGFMAIDAIGDTHGFGPEKSQHKALCRIGTIGGTKILLMKPSTFMNESGQAVQSASAFYKVPLDKIIVFHDELDLAPGKLRVKCGGGIAGHNGLRSIRQHMGEDFYRIRMGIGHPGHKDRVHSYVLSNFSKTEQPWVEDLNDALARASDHLAATEMDKFQTRVSLLAPAP
- a CDS encoding 50S ribosomal protein L25/general stress protein Ctc; the encoded protein is MSDSVVLDVTVRDNTGTGAAREARRQNQVPGVIYGGDEQPVAIAAKFNEVIRAINSGNFIGNMIELSHEGKKQKVLTKDIQFHPVSDMPVHLDFYRVTAKSIIEVEVTVNFIGEEESPGLKEGGTLNVVRYAVEVKCPAGDIPDSIDVDVSKAEIGDSLKISDVKLPKGVKPSITDRDFTIATVIASRAAIETTDEDETEAPEAADVPATEQTSDDE